One Kitasatospora sp. MAP12-44 DNA segment encodes these proteins:
- a CDS encoding DUF4190 domain-containing protein: MAPVSHLQQPRAGAAAATDDADGMAVASFVLGLIGLLLFNVVLGPCALVLATLALVRGTNRRARAALGLALGTADLLILAAAIATSHGTIWQLGA, from the coding sequence ATGGCACCCGTGAGCCACCTTCAGCAGCCCCGCGCCGGCGCCGCAGCAGCGACCGACGACGCGGACGGCATGGCCGTCGCCTCCTTCGTGCTCGGCCTGATCGGACTCCTGCTCTTCAATGTGGTCCTCGGCCCCTGCGCCCTGGTCCTCGCCACCCTCGCCCTGGTCCGCGGCACCAACCGCCGCGCCCGCGCCGCCCTCGGCCTCGCCCTCGGCACGGCCGACCTGCTGATCCTCGCCGCGGCCATCGCCACCAGCCACGGCACCATCTGGCAACTCGGCGCCTGA
- a CDS encoding VOC family protein yields MKLLGLDHIGIVVRDINQTIARAGETVDGRALGEPVLAGDIDLQFLLFGETRLELIEARAAGFGMPMLKDGETAVIGHLGYEVDDLEDTKAELARRGVALQGEFKTDEVRSIFTVPETTFGVTLQFMQYQG; encoded by the coding sequence ATGAAGCTACTCGGGTTGGATCACATCGGAATCGTCGTGCGCGATATCAACCAAACCATCGCTCGGGCGGGCGAGACCGTTGATGGCAGAGCTCTTGGCGAGCCTGTTCTCGCCGGCGACATCGACCTGCAGTTTCTGCTCTTCGGTGAAACGCGCCTGGAGTTGATCGAGGCGCGCGCTGCCGGTTTCGGCATGCCAATGCTCAAGGATGGCGAGACTGCGGTCATCGGCCATCTCGGATATGAAGTCGACGACCTCGAAGACACCAAGGCCGAACTGGCACGCCGAGGGGTCGCCTTGCAGGGCGAATTCAAGACCGACGAGGTCCGCTCGATCTTCACGGTGCCGGAGACGACGTTCGGGGTGACCCTGCAGTTCATGCAGTACCAGGGCTGA
- a CDS encoding MerR family DNA-binding transcriptional regulator has translation MPIGDFSRATHLTVKMLRHYHELGLLKPVEVDVDNTPWRSTDRFASTTSSVPPIPRMGRCGRPRSDGRSSKPGPGLGQLRHTSSGPARLVL, from the coding sequence ATGCCCATCGGCGACTTCTCCCGGGCCACGCACCTGACCGTGAAGATGCTTCGCCACTATCACGAGCTCGGCCTGTTGAAGCCGGTCGAGGTGGATGTGGACAATACGCCCTGGCGGTCGACGGACCGATTCGCGAGTACTACCTCGTCGGTCCCTCCGATACCCCGGATGGGTCGTTGTGGCAGACCGAGGTCGGATGGCCGATCTTCCAAGCCCGGCCCAGGCCTTGGACAACTACGTCACACGTCGAGCGGTCCGGCGCGTCTGGTGCTCTGA